Proteins from a genomic interval of Polaribacter sp. Q13:
- a CDS encoding aminotransferase class V-fold PLP-dependent enzyme: MEKSDLEHYFYPFRENIVGINQTFLSPYGEQKLIYTDWTASGRLYAPIEDKILHQFGPFVANTHTETSTSGAAMTLAYHEARNIIKHHVNATDHDVLITTGTGMTGAVNKFQRILGLKVSENLKNYTTIPQDLKPIVFVSHMEHHSNQTSWLETIADVEVVPCNKEGLLCIEEFEKCILKHQHRKIKIVSITSCSNVTGIETPYHEVAKLIHSYNGLCFVDFACCAPYVDINMHPENEEEYLDAIFFSPHKFLGGPGTSGVLIFNKKLYKNTIPDNPGGGTVSYTNPWGQHDYFNDVETREDGGTPGFLQTIRIALSIQLKEKMGVANIKKREEEINKVVFKTLESLPEVKILAPNQKERLSIFSFYFEKYHFNLVVKLLNDRFGIQTRGGCSCAGTYGHFLLNVDHATSDRIKEEILHGCNIQKPGWVRLSVHPTITAEELDFICNSLKELAENIKEWSKDYIYEAIKNDYSHKTVAPIEKELVTAWFKI; encoded by the coding sequence ATGGAAAAGTCAGATTTAGAACATTATTTTTATCCATTTAGAGAAAATATTGTAGGTATCAATCAGACCTTTTTATCTCCTTATGGAGAACAGAAATTAATTTATACGGATTGGACCGCAAGTGGAAGATTATATGCACCAATTGAAGATAAAATATTACATCAATTTGGACCTTTTGTAGCAAATACCCATACAGAAACCTCTACTTCTGGTGCGGCAATGACATTGGCGTATCATGAAGCTAGAAACATTATTAAACATCATGTAAATGCAACCGATCATGATGTTTTAATTACTACAGGTACCGGAATGACAGGTGCTGTCAATAAATTTCAACGTATTTTAGGTTTAAAAGTATCTGAAAACTTAAAGAATTACACAACCATTCCGCAAGATTTAAAACCCATTGTTTTTGTTAGCCACATGGAGCATCACTCTAACCAAACATCTTGGTTAGAAACGATTGCAGATGTTGAGGTTGTGCCGTGTAATAAGGAAGGATTGTTGTGTATAGAAGAGTTTGAAAAATGTATTTTAAAACATCAACATAGAAAAATAAAAATTGTTTCTATAACATCATGCTCTAATGTAACAGGTATAGAAACTCCATATCATGAAGTTGCAAAATTAATTCATAGTTATAACGGCTTGTGTTTTGTTGATTTTGCCTGTTGTGCGCCTTATGTTGATATAAATATGCATCCAGAAAATGAAGAAGAGTATTTAGATGCCATTTTCTTTTCTCCGCACAAATTTTTAGGAGGTCCGGGAACTTCTGGAGTCTTAATTTTTAATAAAAAACTATATAAAAACACCATTCCAGATAATCCAGGAGGTGGTACTGTTAGTTATACAAATCCTTGGGGACAACATGATTATTTTAATGATGTAGAAACAAGAGAAGATGGTGGTACTCCAGGTTTTTTACAAACGATTAGAATAGCACTTTCTATTCAGTTAAAAGAAAAAATGGGTGTTGCAAACATCAAAAAAAGAGAAGAAGAAATTAATAAAGTTGTATTTAAAACGTTAGAAAGTTTACCAGAAGTAAAAATTTTAGCACCAAACCAAAAAGAACGATTAAGCATCTTTTCCTTCTATTTTGAAAAATATCATTTTAACCTTGTTGTAAAATTATTGAATGATAGATTTGGAATACAAACCAGAGGAGGATGTTCTTGCGCAGGAACGTATGGGCATTTTTTATTAAATGTAGACCACGCAACTTCCGATAGAATTAAGGAAGAAATTTTACATGGCTGTAATATCCAAAAACCAGGTTGGGTGCGTTTGTCTGTGCATCCAACAATTACAGCCGAAGAACTAGATTTTATCTGTAACTCTTTAAAAGAACTTGCAGAAAACATTAAAGAGTGGTCTAAAGACTATATTTATGAGGCAATTAAAAATGATTATAGCCATAAAACAGTAGCGCCAATAGAAAAAGAATTAGTAACAGCATGGTTTAAAATTTAG
- a CDS encoding thioredoxin family protein has translation MKNIFIFLFLTISLGMFSQIEDPIKWSASVEKVSDTEFILVSTATIEKGWHLYSQNVPEDGPIPTTFTYNNSQNNFSLEDKTSEEKGHTIDDPVFEMKIKFFENSAVFKQKVKITSDINTIKGVVEFMVCDDSKCLPPTEIDLIFEIPNKTNNKFDTQDSFLNPIKWKTSVEKISEDEYDLVINAEIEEDWHVYSQYSADGGSLPIIITKANKNDDYVLKGKAVESDTIKKFSTIFNVEETYFDKKATLKQRIKLNNRDVSTVALNLTGQVCKEACIQIDEDFTFSLNGENESTNAVNTPIVDNKVTNSLLYGINTEDVSFSTVKCDTEVSSNSNEIQKGGKSLWSIFGLGFLGGLLALLTPCVFPMIPLTVSFFTKKNGKNKGEGVSKALLYGFFIFAVYIILSIPFHLLDSVNPDILNEISTNIWLNSIFFIVFVFFAFSFFGYYELTLPSSWTSKTTEAESSGGIIGIFFMALTLAIVSFSCTGPILGSLLAGSLTGDGGAWQLTAGMAGFGVSLGLPFALFAMFPNMMNALPKSGGWLNTTKVILGFLEFALAFKFLSNADLVAHWGILKIEPFLGLWIIIFAGLALYLLGKIKFPHDSPIKKLSFSRIAGGVLVTAFVIYLASGFMVNKETKTFTPLMLLSGLAPPVGYSFLYPNECPNNLDCFKDLKTGIAYAKKVNKPIILDFTGYACVNCRKMEEHVWPNPEIDNYLRNEYVLISLYVDDKKTLPKEEQILVNRINGGTRKLDNYGHKWANFQTQFFKTNSQPYYVLLNADGTKILNQAVGYTPDENEYAQFLECGLEVFKKQ, from the coding sequence ATGAAAAACATATTTATTTTTTTATTCCTAACAATTAGTTTAGGAATGTTCTCTCAAATAGAAGATCCTATTAAATGGTCTGCCTCTGTAGAAAAAGTTTCTGATACCGAATTTATTTTAGTATCTACAGCAACCATAGAAAAAGGATGGCATTTGTATTCTCAAAATGTGCCAGAAGATGGGCCAATACCCACAACATTTACCTATAATAATTCACAAAATAATTTTTCTTTAGAAGATAAAACATCCGAAGAAAAAGGACATACAATAGATGATCCTGTTTTTGAAATGAAAATTAAGTTTTTTGAAAACAGTGCTGTATTTAAACAAAAGGTAAAAATAACTTCAGACATCAATACTATTAAAGGAGTTGTAGAATTTATGGTTTGTGACGATTCTAAATGTTTACCTCCTACGGAAATAGATTTAATATTTGAAATCCCTAATAAAACGAATAATAAATTTGATACTCAAGATAGTTTCTTAAATCCTATAAAATGGAAAACATCTGTAGAAAAAATTTCTGAAGATGAATATGATTTAGTTATAAATGCAGAAATAGAAGAAGATTGGCATGTGTATTCTCAATATTCTGCAGACGGTGGTTCCTTGCCGATTATCATTACCAAAGCAAATAAAAATGATGATTATGTATTAAAAGGAAAAGCTGTAGAAAGTGATACTATCAAAAAATTTAGTACAATTTTTAATGTAGAAGAAACTTATTTTGATAAGAAAGCTACTTTAAAGCAAAGAATAAAATTAAATAATAGAGATGTTTCTACGGTTGCTTTAAATTTAACCGGTCAGGTTTGTAAAGAAGCATGCATACAAATAGATGAGGATTTTACTTTTTCTTTAAATGGTGAAAATGAAAGTACCAATGCTGTAAATACGCCTATAGTAGATAATAAAGTTACAAATAGCCTTTTGTATGGTATAAATACAGAAGATGTATCTTTTTCAACTGTAAAATGCGACACAGAAGTAAGTAGTAACTCTAACGAAATACAAAAAGGAGGAAAGTCTTTATGGAGTATTTTTGGACTCGGTTTTTTAGGCGGATTATTAGCCTTACTAACGCCTTGTGTTTTTCCGATGATTCCTTTAACGGTTAGTTTTTTTACAAAGAAAAACGGTAAAAATAAAGGAGAAGGAGTTTCTAAAGCTTTATTATATGGCTTCTTTATTTTTGCAGTTTACATTATTTTAAGTATTCCTTTTCATTTATTAGATTCTGTAAATCCAGATATTTTGAATGAAATTTCTACCAACATTTGGTTAAATAGTATCTTCTTTATCGTTTTTGTGTTTTTTGCATTTTCTTTCTTCGGATATTATGAGTTAACATTACCGTCTAGTTGGACATCAAAAACTACGGAGGCAGAAAGTTCTGGTGGTATTATCGGTATCTTTTTTATGGCATTAACTTTAGCAATTGTCTCTTTTTCTTGTACCGGTCCAATTTTAGGGTCGCTTTTAGCAGGCTCTTTAACAGGAGATGGTGGCGCATGGCAATTAACTGCGGGTATGGCAGGTTTTGGTGTTTCCTTAGGATTACCTTTTGCTTTGTTTGCAATGTTTCCGAATATGATGAATGCCTTGCCAAAATCTGGTGGATGGTTAAATACAACCAAAGTAATCTTAGGGTTTTTAGAATTTGCTTTAGCGTTTAAATTCTTATCAAATGCAGATTTAGTAGCCCATTGGGGAATTTTAAAAATAGAACCTTTCTTAGGACTTTGGATTATAATTTTTGCAGGTTTAGCCTTATACTTATTGGGGAAAATAAAATTTCCGCATGATTCTCCCATTAAAAAATTATCATTTTCTAGAATTGCAGGAGGTGTTTTAGTGACTGCTTTTGTTATTTATTTAGCATCAGGATTTATGGTGAATAAAGAAACAAAAACATTTACTCCTCTAATGCTATTAAGTGGTTTAGCGCCACCCGTTGGATATAGTTTTTTATACCCGAATGAATGCCCTAATAATTTAGATTGTTTTAAAGATTTAAAAACAGGAATTGCGTATGCTAAAAAAGTTAACAAACCAATTATCTTAGATTTTACTGGTTATGCGTGTGTAAATTGCAGAAAAATGGAAGAACATGTTTGGCCAAATCCAGAGATTGATAATTATTTAAGAAACGAATATGTTTTAATATCTCTTTATGTTGATGATAAAAAAACACTGCCAAAAGAAGAACAAATTTTAGTGAATCGTATTAATGGAGGAACTAGAAAACTAGATAATTACGGACACAAATGGGCGAATTTTCAAACGCAGTTTTTTAAAACTAATTCGCAACCCTATTATGTGTTATTAAATGCTGATGGAACAAAAATATTAAATCAGGCAGTTGGGTATACGCCAGATGAAAACGAGTATGCACAGTTTTTAGAATGCGGATTAGAAGTGTTTAAAAAGCAGTAA
- a CDS encoding T9SS type A sorting domain-containing protein, with protein sequence MKDTTFQVCEFGEIQHLFKNSLKSLTILTVLLFATSFSMSAQGPGPDTNDNIQFYKKFSGANLTYKQIGNSEVKYNTSGTTYTCTKGNGAATSANLSIPADAVIQAVYVQWFALVKHGRSGLTSYNPLSTTIPITFPNGTTKTITKDKSYRETVPFSSYNPIYEGFLADITTEVLAQPNPSGTYTADVISTSPNSTVQLRFNSACAYSQENVRAWQMLVVYKSPTDETGINQVYVYDGLKGFVYGDITVPVTGYKVYSGDVAGSISVASLQGDASIAGESIKVSDNAFADFPKDFANSGGVSDPAPGNNASTGSPYGAWDIDVVNSNFTPGSTSLNLHAGSWQDLIMLDLIVLKIPTGGLVVTKKTTTPNVNIGENGTYEITLTNATNVNLKGVTAKDILPAGFTYASGANIILKDAQQTSTTKPQVGDTTLNWGEFNINGKGSVTIIFDIAVPENQKLGTYQNGVTAKVTTPNDTVITNYDSGDSNDEDITVGNRCDAASSGNLDTDGDGISDICDLDDDNDGILDVDEDICGNYGTPLLYENFGSSNATTSTPLSNDIITNYTYKELKNPRSNDYSRDLQDDLYAVFNNIPNSASWANDRWQTVGDHTSGSLTHTNDNMLMVNAGETLDIIYKKTIKGVTAGALLDVSFWVLNLDVDNNLNDDPLRVLPNIQIELWQNGKLLGPSVNTGNIVREKAGSKDAWKYYGTNAPLTTLNNSDITVVIRNNTKATFGNDLAIDDIIVRQLCNTDSDGDGIPNRLDLDSDNDGIPDVIETGGKDENHDGMADGVIGKTPSTNGIPSSADTGNSLTSSDGDGIPDYIDIDADNDGIPDNIEVQTTAGYIPPSGIGTAITDTNNNGIDDVYEVGGKVFIPVDTDGDKIPDYLDADSDNDGILDIAENGAPRNTLAGKDTDGDGLDDAFDDNTDNPTIGFTVNDGGTTPNNKITSLTTLENSFGDTDGNFDPKNPAEGNLDYRDIPEAADAMITQVYQFGKERWIEITNIGTTDIPANTIKIQLYKDKTIAEVDALTIATPTTEVIVDSELKVGKSILFKNKKTSDITNLGGATIIQNSALTDINGANDIITLSSAIGNYAWANRYDIVSNITDNTSFVRIDKVTAPNKEYDAKEWVVFIDDAIETYQSGYVTADSNTKRHPEDPLISEIKNSDKQANTLLGLHRIKETTTNKDGTWDNGFPDRSRYVIVDQDYNHINNRLSARKLKVAKNNELRVTDQLLVVTNDIELNGDIRLSGSSAQLIQTHTDASTVSGNGQLFVDQNSEVPSLYRYNYMSSPVTTLNTDTYTLESVLRDGTTANTAKAITFVGGYDGSFTGTGISLADYWVYTYAPASDGRANWLHKYKNGTINRGDGYTFKGPGRKQNYTFVGTPNDGEFKTKKITKGQSYLIGNPFPSALNARKFLDDNNALISTLYFWQHVAETNASGTAGHNFGGYIGGYAAQNVSMATAVKTGETGPVDFTLEAEHVPDADTNSHKQLISNILGTVVSLNNQDYIKFSNIPRGVENLKINYASSLTKKFNIKIDNVDKGDFTFPSTNLFYNDVTFNLCIPAGSDITITATNDEGALSIDKLIFQDDDGLIPCVANSGEAAYASLYKTPEPYVAIGQGFFVEGIGTGQIKFNNSQREYKTEGNGTSIFLKSDQKTAVKTTNSSLPILKLGMSYSNDEGRNLHRQIGISFNQSNSFGYEKGYDSEMYDLNPTDFYWKFPNNSDNYVISGVQEITNALEVPLEVIVSENSIITIGIDEINNINQNVYIKDKLTGKTQQINKKSAAYQLPKGTYTDRFVLAFEAAEGSVLGVEEDIFAGKTTIYADNDNSTIVISKNQEVNIQKVELFDILGKKISTWNINEQKATYQLDIKKQTITGVYIVKMNTNKGTLSKKVVIK encoded by the coding sequence ATGAAGGATACTACTTTTCAGGTATGTGAATTTGGGGAAATTCAACACCTATTTAAAAACAGCTTAAAAAGCTTAACAATACTTACCGTATTATTATTTGCCACTTCCTTTTCTATGAGTGCGCAAGGACCAGGACCCGACACCAATGATAATATTCAATTTTACAAGAAATTTTCTGGTGCAAACCTTACCTATAAACAAATAGGGAATAGTGAGGTTAAATACAATACAAGTGGAACAACCTATACTTGTACTAAAGGTAACGGGGCAGCTACAAGTGCTAATTTATCAATACCTGCAGATGCAGTTATACAAGCTGTATATGTACAATGGTTTGCGCTTGTTAAACATGGCAGATCTGGTTTAACATCATATAATCCTTTATCTACTACCATTCCTATTACGTTTCCTAACGGAACCACAAAAACTATAACAAAAGATAAAAGTTATAGAGAAACGGTACCATTTAGTAGTTATAACCCTATATACGAAGGTTTTTTAGCTGATATTACTACAGAAGTTTTAGCACAGCCTAATCCTTCTGGAACTTATACTGCAGATGTGATTTCAACATCTCCAAATAGTACTGTTCAATTAAGATTCAATTCAGCCTGCGCCTACTCTCAAGAAAATGTAAGAGCATGGCAAATGTTGGTAGTCTACAAATCACCAACTGATGAAACTGGGATTAATCAAGTATATGTGTATGATGGCTTAAAAGGTTTTGTATATGGAGACATTACTGTTCCTGTAACAGGTTACAAAGTATATTCGGGTGATGTAGCAGGCAGTATATCTGTAGCTTCTTTACAAGGAGATGCTTCTATAGCTGGAGAAAGCATTAAAGTTTCAGATAATGCCTTTGCAGACTTCCCTAAAGATTTCGCAAATTCAGGAGGGGTTTCAGACCCAGCTCCTGGTAATAATGCTTCTACAGGTAGCCCTTATGGAGCTTGGGATATAGATGTTGTAAATAGTAACTTTACGCCAGGTTCAACTAGTTTAAATCTACATGCAGGTTCTTGGCAAGACCTTATTATGTTAGATTTAATTGTATTAAAAATTCCAACAGGAGGTTTAGTTGTAACTAAAAAAACAACCACACCTAATGTTAATATTGGCGAAAACGGTACCTACGAAATAACTTTAACAAATGCTACCAATGTAAATTTAAAAGGAGTAACAGCTAAAGATATTCTACCAGCAGGTTTCACCTATGCATCTGGCGCTAATATTATATTAAAAGATGCTCAACAAACTTCTACAACAAAACCACAAGTTGGAGATACTACGCTTAATTGGGGGGAATTTAATATTAATGGTAAAGGAAGTGTAACCATTATCTTTGATATAGCAGTACCTGAAAACCAAAAATTAGGCACCTATCAAAACGGAGTAACAGCTAAAGTAACAACTCCAAATGATACCGTAATTACAAATTATGACTCGGGAGATTCTAATGATGAAGATATTACTGTAGGGAATCGTTGTGATGCAGCTTCTTCTGGCAACTTAGATACAGACGGAGATGGTATTAGTGATATTTGTGATTTAGATGATGACAATGATGGTATTTTAGATGTTGATGAAGATATATGTGGAAACTATGGAACCCCTCTACTTTATGAAAATTTTGGATCTAGTAATGCCACTACGAGTACACCACTATCTAATGATATAATTACAAATTATACATATAAAGAATTAAAAAATCCACGTAGTAATGATTATAGTCGTGATTTACAAGATGATCTTTACGCAGTATTTAATAACATACCTAACTCTGCAAGTTGGGCAAATGATAGATGGCAAACCGTAGGAGATCACACAAGTGGTAGCTTAACACATACAAATGACAATATGTTAATGGTAAATGCAGGTGAAACTCTTGACATTATTTATAAAAAAACAATAAAAGGTGTTACAGCAGGTGCTCTTTTAGACGTATCTTTTTGGGTATTAAATTTAGATGTTGACAATAACCTTAATGATGATCCTCTTAGAGTTTTACCAAACATACAAATAGAACTTTGGCAAAACGGAAAACTTTTAGGCCCTTCTGTAAATACAGGAAACATTGTTAGAGAAAAAGCAGGCAGTAAAGATGCATGGAAATATTACGGTACAAATGCTCCTTTAACTACATTAAATAACAGCGACATTACTGTTGTAATCAGAAACAATACAAAAGCAACATTTGGAAACGATTTAGCTATTGATGACATTATAGTAAGACAATTATGTAATACAGATTCAGACGGAGATGGCATCCCAAATCGATTAGATTTAGATTCAGACAACGATGGTATTCCAGATGTTATAGAAACTGGAGGTAAAGACGAGAATCATGATGGAATGGCAGATGGAGTTATTGGTAAAACACCATCAACTAACGGAATTCCAAGTAGTGCAGATACAGGTAACTCGCTAACATCATCAGACGGAGACGGAATACCAGACTATATAGATATTGATGCAGACAATGATGGTATACCAGATAATATAGAAGTACAAACTACAGCAGGTTATATTCCTCCAAGTGGTATTGGTACTGCCATTACAGACACCAATAATAACGGTATCGATGATGTTTACGAAGTAGGTGGTAAAGTTTTTATACCTGTAGATACCGATGGTGATAAAATACCAGATTATTTAGATGCAGATTCAGACAATGATGGTATTCTTGACATTGCAGAAAATGGAGCCCCACGGAACACACTTGCAGGAAAAGATACAGACGGTGATGGTTTAGATGATGCTTTTGATGATAATACAGACAACCCTACTATTGGTTTTACCGTAAATGATGGAGGAACAACCCCTAACAACAAAATAACATCTTTAACTACTTTAGAAAACTCTTTTGGAGATACAGATGGTAATTTTGATCCAAAGAACCCAGCTGAAGGTAATCTAGACTATAGAGATATTCCAGAAGCTGCAGACGCTATGATTACGCAAGTCTATCAATTTGGTAAAGAAAGATGGATAGAGATAACAAATATTGGTACAACTGATATTCCTGCGAATACAATAAAAATTCAATTGTATAAAGATAAAACTATTGCCGAAGTTGATGCGTTAACAATAGCAACACCAACTACTGAAGTAATAGTAGATTCTGAACTAAAAGTAGGTAAATCTATCTTGTTTAAAAACAAAAAAACTTCTGATATAACAAATTTAGGAGGTGCAACAATTATACAAAACAGCGCATTAACGGATATTAATGGAGCAAATGACATTATTACACTTTCATCTGCTATAGGAAATTATGCATGGGCAAATAGATATGATATCGTTTCTAATATTACAGACAATACTTCATTTGTTAGAATAGATAAAGTAACAGCACCTAATAAAGAATATGATGCTAAGGAATGGGTAGTATTTATAGATGACGCAATAGAGACGTATCAATCGGGATATGTCACAGCAGATAGTAATACTAAAAGACATCCTGAAGATCCATTAATCTCAGAAATAAAAAATTCCGATAAACAAGCAAATACATTGTTAGGTTTACACAGAATTAAGGAAACTACCACAAATAAGGATGGTACTTGGGATAATGGTTTTCCAGACAGATCTCGTTATGTGATAGTAGATCAAGATTACAATCATATAAACAATCGATTAAGTGCAAGAAAATTAAAGGTTGCTAAGAACAATGAATTAAGAGTAACAGATCAATTATTAGTGGTTACAAATGATATTGAATTAAATGGAGACATTCGTTTATCTGGTTCTTCTGCTCAACTAATACAAACACACACAGATGCTAGTACAGTTTCTGGTAATGGACAATTATTTGTAGATCAAAACTCAGAAGTACCTAGTTTGTATCGTTATAACTACATGAGTTCACCAGTTACAACTTTAAATACAGATACCTATACTTTAGAGTCTGTTCTTAGAGATGGTACAACAGCAAACACAGCTAAAGCGATTACTTTTGTTGGTGGATATGATGGTTCATTTACAGGAACTGGCATTTCCTTAGCAGATTATTGGGTATACACGTATGCTCCTGCTAGTGATGGAAGAGCTAATTGGTTACATAAATATAAAAATGGAACCATAAACAGAGGTGATGGATATACTTTTAAAGGACCGGGAAGAAAACAAAACTACACATTTGTTGGTACCCCTAATGATGGTGAATTTAAAACCAAAAAGATAACTAAAGGACAATCTTATTTAATAGGAAATCCCTTCCCTTCTGCCTTAAATGCAAGAAAATTTTTAGATGACAATAACGCTTTAATATCAACACTTTATTTTTGGCAACATGTAGCAGAAACAAATGCTTCTGGAACTGCTGGTCATAACTTTGGAGGTTATATTGGTGGATATGCTGCTCAGAACGTAAGTATGGCAACAGCTGTAAAAACAGGAGAAACAGGACCTGTTGACTTCACGCTTGAAGCGGAGCATGTGCCTGATGCAGATACAAATAGCCATAAACAACTCATTTCAAATATTTTAGGCACAGTAGTCTCTTTAAATAATCAAGATTATATTAAATTTTCAAATATTCCTAGAGGGGTAGAAAACTTAAAAATAAACTACGCATCAAGTTTAACTAAGAAATTTAATATAAAAATTGATAATGTAGATAAAGGAGATTTTACTTTTCCTTCTACCAATCTATTTTATAATGATGTAACATTTAATTTATGCATACCAGCAGGTAGTGATATTACTATAACCGCAACAAACGACGAGGGTGCGCTTTCTATAGATAAACTAATATTTCAAGATGATGACGGCCTTATACCTTGTGTTGCTAACTCAGGAGAAGCTGCATATGCAAGCTTATACAAAACTCCAGAACCTTATGTTGCCATCGGTCAAGGATTCTTTGTAGAAGGTATTGGTACCGGACAAATTAAATTTAACAATAGTCAAAGAGAATATAAAACAGAAGGAAATGGTACTTCTATATTCCTAAAAAGTGATCAGAAAACAGCAGTAAAAACCACGAATAGTAGCCTACCTATATTAAAATTAGGAATGAGCTACTCTAATGATGAAGGTAGAAATTTACATCGCCAAATTGGTATTTCTTTTAATCAATCTAACTCTTTTGGTTATGAAAAAGGATATGACTCTGAAATGTATGATCTAAATCCTACAGATTTCTATTGGAAGTTTCCAAATAATTCAGATAACTATGTAATTTCTGGAGTTCAAGAAATAACAAACGCATTAGAAGTGCCACTAGAAGTTATTGTAAGTGAAAACAGTATTATTACAATTGGTATTGATGAAATAAACAACATCAATCAAAATGTATATATCAAAGACAAATTAACAGGTAAAACACAGCAAATTAACAAAAAAAGTGCCGCTTATCAATTACCTAAAGGTACGTACACCGACAGATTTGTTTTAGCTTTTGAGGCCGCAGAAGGTTCAGTACTTGGTGTAGAGGAAGATATATTTGCTGGAAAAACTACTATTTATGCAGATAACGACAATAGCACTATTGTAATCTCTAAAAATCAAGAAGTAAACATTCAAAAAGTAGAATTATTCGATATACTTGGTAAAAAAATAAGTACTTGGAATATTAATGAACAAAAAGCTACATACCAATTAGACATTAAAAAACAAACTATAACAGGTGTGTATATTGTAAAAATGAATACCAATAAAGGTACCTTAAGTAAAAAAGTTGTAATTAAATAA
- a CDS encoding transposase: MFFSKNIGNYLSIDETAFSNGDLYSIITNKNANGKKGTLLAMIKDTKGEDIIRILQKWLYIIRIYSTIFDHRSTNTSAESFIAKIKAFRAQFRGVRNIKFFLFRLSNIYA; the protein is encoded by the coding sequence TTGTTTTTTTCTAAAAATATCGGAAACTATCTTTCAATAGACGAAACAGCATTTTCTAATGGAGATTTATATTCTATCATTACAAATAAAAATGCCAATGGAAAGAAAGGTACTTTACTTGCCATGATTAAAGACACTAAAGGAGAAGATATTATTAGAATCCTTCAAAAATGGTTATACATTATCAGAATATACTCCACTATTTTTGACCATAGAAGCACAAATACTTCTGCAGAATCTTTTATAGCTAAAATTAAAGCCTTTAGAGCACAATTTAGAGGTGTTAGAAACATCAAATTTTTCCTTTTTAGACTCTCAAATATTTATGCCTAA